Proteins co-encoded in one Streptomyces sp. SLBN-31 genomic window:
- a CDS encoding MFS transporter has protein sequence MTDDAPEPPSRLRAILPDLAPWRASVDFRRLWVSGLISNFGSFLTFVALPVQLKELTGSAAAVGAIGAVELLPLLVFGLYGGALADALDKRKLIIRTEVGQGLLSAVLLLNALLPSPAVWPLYVVAALSSALISVQRPAIDSLWPRIVAHDHMPAATALNSLRWTVGGVAGPALAGVVVAYAGLGWAYGADLLTFLVSVALMLPIAASPASHEAAKPSLRAIAEGARYAWSRKELLGTYAVDLAAMFLAMPLAVLPFLADELHANWSLGLMYATVPLGSMLVSLTSGWTSRVHRHGRMVVLAAALWGLAIAGAGVVGNVWLVLLFLTVAGGCDMVSGIFRGAMWNQTIPDELRGRLAGIELLSYSVGPTVGQVRSGGFAAWWGVRASVWSGGLLCAGAVGLLALCLPKLMTYDVRTNEHAVRLRDHRTAAAPAQAQA, from the coding sequence GTGACCGACGACGCCCCTGAGCCCCCGTCCCGCCTGCGCGCGATCCTCCCCGACCTCGCCCCCTGGCGGGCCTCCGTCGACTTCCGGCGGCTGTGGGTGTCGGGTCTGATCTCGAATTTCGGGAGCTTCCTGACGTTCGTCGCGCTGCCGGTGCAGCTCAAGGAGCTGACCGGTTCCGCGGCGGCGGTGGGCGCGATCGGGGCGGTGGAGCTGCTGCCGCTGCTGGTGTTCGGGCTGTACGGCGGGGCGCTGGCCGACGCCCTGGACAAGCGAAAGCTGATCATCCGGACGGAGGTCGGTCAGGGCCTGCTGTCGGCGGTGCTGCTGCTCAACGCGCTGCTGCCGTCCCCCGCCGTCTGGCCGCTGTACGTCGTGGCCGCCCTGTCCTCGGCGCTGATCTCGGTCCAGCGCCCGGCGATCGACTCCCTGTGGCCCCGGATCGTGGCCCACGACCACATGCCGGCCGCGACCGCGCTGAACTCGCTGCGCTGGACGGTGGGCGGGGTCGCGGGCCCGGCGCTGGCGGGCGTGGTGGTCGCCTACGCGGGCCTCGGCTGGGCATACGGCGCCGACCTGCTGACGTTCCTCGTGTCGGTGGCCCTGATGCTGCCCATCGCCGCCTCGCCCGCTTCGCACGAGGCCGCGAAGCCGTCCCTCAGGGCGATCGCGGAGGGCGCCCGGTACGCCTGGAGCCGCAAGGAACTCCTCGGCACCTATGCCGTGGACCTCGCGGCGATGTTCCTGGCGATGCCGCTGGCCGTGCTGCCGTTCCTGGCGGACGAACTGCACGCGAACTGGTCGCTGGGCCTGATGTACGCCACCGTCCCCCTCGGGTCCATGCTGGTCAGCCTGACGAGCGGCTGGACCTCGCGGGTGCACCGGCACGGCCGGATGGTCGTCCTGGCGGCGGCGCTGTGGGGCCTGGCGATCGCGGGCGCGGGCGTCGTCGGCAACGTGTGGCTCGTTCTGCTGTTCCTGACCGTGGCCGGGGGCTGCGACATGGTGAGCGGAATCTTCCGGGGTGCCATGTGGAACCAGACGATCCCGGACGAGCTGCGCGGCCGGCTCGCCGGGATCGAGCTGCTGTCGTACTCGGTCGGTCCGACCGTCGGCCAGGTCCGCTCCGGCGGGTTCGCCGCCTGGTGGGGCGTGCGGGCGTCGGTGTGGTCGGGCGGTCTGCTGTGCGCGGGCGCGGTCGGCCTGCTCGCCCTGTGCCTGCCGAAGCTGATGACGTACGACGTCCGTACGAACGAGCACGCGGTGCGGCTGCGCGACCACCGCACGGCAGCCGCACCGGCTCAGGCGCAGGCCTGA
- a CDS encoding exo-alpha-sialidase: protein MTEVSVPFRAGREGYASYRIPAVVATPTGTLLAFCEGRVTSASDHGRIDIVLKSSADGGRTWSPLRVAAANGTGLAGNPAPVVLDTGRVLLVHVRAAATATEELIRQGRVTDADGRRVWVQHSDDDGVTWSEPAEITASVKRPGWRWYATTPGHALRLSTGRVVVPANHSLPPTGTDTGTEAKYNGGHCLLSDDRGETWSIGYVDDNTDGYINVNETTAAELPDLTVYFNTRNDSPAPGNRADARSEDGGETLRTPFRPQAGLAGPVCEGSLLQLRDPDVLLFSGPAYPDARALMTVRASTNNGTTWRPVYTLDGLPAAYSDLVRVDDSTVGILYETGDFGAYERIVFRRLPVTRLT from the coding sequence ATGACCGAAGTCTCCGTCCCGTTCCGCGCCGGCCGCGAGGGATACGCCAGTTACCGCATCCCCGCGGTGGTCGCCACCCCCACCGGCACCCTGCTCGCCTTCTGCGAGGGCCGGGTGACGTCCGCGAGCGACCACGGCCGCATCGACATCGTGCTCAAGAGCTCGGCGGACGGCGGCCGCACCTGGAGCCCGCTGCGGGTGGCCGCGGCGAACGGCACCGGCCTCGCCGGCAACCCCGCCCCGGTCGTCCTCGACACCGGCCGCGTCCTCCTCGTCCACGTCCGAGCCGCCGCCACGGCCACCGAGGAACTCATCCGGCAGGGCAGGGTGACGGACGCCGACGGCCGCCGCGTATGGGTGCAGCACAGCGACGACGACGGCGTCACCTGGTCGGAGCCGGCCGAGATCACCGCGTCCGTGAAGCGGCCGGGCTGGCGCTGGTACGCCACCACGCCCGGCCACGCCCTCCGGCTGAGCACCGGCCGCGTCGTCGTCCCCGCCAACCACAGCCTGCCGCCCACCGGCACCGACACCGGCACCGAGGCCAAGTACAACGGCGGCCACTGCCTGCTCAGCGACGACCGCGGCGAGACCTGGTCGATCGGCTACGTCGACGACAACACCGACGGCTACATCAACGTGAACGAGACCACCGCCGCCGAACTCCCCGACCTGACCGTCTACTTCAACACCCGCAACGACTCCCCGGCTCCCGGCAACCGCGCCGACGCCCGCTCCGAGGACGGCGGTGAAACCCTGCGCACGCCCTTCCGCCCGCAGGCCGGCCTGGCGGGCCCGGTGTGCGAGGGCAGCCTGCTCCAGCTCCGCGACCCGGACGTGCTGCTCTTCTCCGGCCCCGCGTACCCCGACGCACGCGCCCTGATGACCGTCCGCGCCTCCACGAACAACGGCACCACCTGGCGGCCGGTGTACACCCTGGACGGCCTGCCCGCCGCCTACTCCGACCTGGTCCGCGTCGACGACTCGACCGTCGGAATCCTCTACGAGACGGGGGACTTCGGCGCCTACGAGCGGATCGTCTTCCGGCGGCTGCCGGTGACGCGGCTCACCTGA
- a CDS encoding PhzF family phenazine biosynthesis protein, translating to MTDYDVLRVFCAANGGYGNELGVVREGSVMADRAERQAFAGKLGFSETIFVDDPERGVIDIYTPTLRLPFAGHPCVGVAWLLDVEELVTPAGVVGARQDGEFSWIEARAEWAPPRTLRQYATAAEVDALPVPPKGEWIYAWAWEDEAAGRVRARAFPGRDDGIDEDEATGAAALLLTEGLGRALNITQGAGSQILTAPQPYGWVEIGGRVFLERQPER from the coding sequence GTGACTGACTACGACGTGCTGCGTGTCTTCTGTGCGGCCAACGGTGGCTACGGCAATGAGCTCGGGGTCGTGCGGGAGGGCTCGGTGATGGCCGACCGGGCCGAGCGACAGGCGTTCGCCGGGAAGCTGGGGTTCAGCGAGACCATCTTCGTCGACGATCCCGAGCGCGGTGTGATCGACATCTACACGCCGACCCTGCGACTGCCCTTCGCCGGTCACCCGTGTGTCGGCGTGGCCTGGCTCCTGGACGTGGAGGAGCTGGTGACGCCGGCCGGTGTGGTCGGGGCCCGCCAGGACGGGGAGTTCAGCTGGATCGAGGCACGGGCGGAGTGGGCCCCGCCGCGCACGCTGCGCCAGTACGCCACGGCCGCCGAGGTCGACGCGCTGCCCGTGCCGCCCAAGGGCGAGTGGATCTACGCCTGGGCCTGGGAGGACGAGGCTGCCGGGCGGGTGCGGGCGCGTGCCTTCCCGGGCCGGGACGACGGGATCGACGAGGACGAGGCGACCGGCGCGGCGGCGCTGCTGCTGACCGAAGGGCTCGGGCGCGCGCTCAACATCACCCAGGGCGCCGGTTCGCAGATCCTCACCGCCCCGCAGCCGTACGGATGGGTGGAGATCGGCGGGCGCGTCTTCCTGGAGCGCCAGCCGGAGCGCTGA
- a CDS encoding heme oxygenase (biliverdin-producing), which translates to MDSFSTVIRTASHAQHAEAESSPFMGDLLGGRLGVAAYARYTEQLWFVYEALEAGAGRLAADPVAGPFIRPELFRLPALERDLAHLRGPEWRAGLFALPATRAYAARVRECAADWPAGCVAHHYTRYLGDLSGGQIIRDRAERTWGFARKGDGVRFYVFEQIANPSAFKRSYRELLDGVRADDLERQRIVAECRRAFALNTAVFAALGEEFPLSA; encoded by the coding sequence ATGGACTCCTTCTCCACCGTCATCCGCACCGCCTCCCACGCGCAGCACGCGGAGGCGGAGTCCTCGCCGTTCATGGGTGACCTGCTGGGCGGACGGCTCGGTGTGGCGGCGTACGCGCGCTACACCGAGCAACTGTGGTTCGTCTACGAGGCGTTGGAGGCCGGGGCCGGGCGGCTGGCGGCGGATCCGGTGGCCGGCCCCTTCATCCGGCCCGAGCTGTTCCGCCTGCCCGCCCTGGAGCGGGACCTGGCGCATCTGCGGGGCCCCGAGTGGCGGGCGGGGCTCTTCGCGCTGCCGGCGACGCGGGCGTACGCGGCGCGGGTGCGGGAGTGCGCCGCGGACTGGCCGGCCGGATGCGTGGCCCATCACTACACGCGTTACCTGGGCGATCTCTCCGGCGGTCAGATCATCCGGGACCGGGCGGAGCGGACGTGGGGGTTCGCGAGGAAGGGTGACGGGGTCCGCTTCTACGTGTTCGAGCAGATCGCCAACCCATCAGCCTTCAAACGGAGTTACCGGGAACTGCTCGACGGCGTCCGGGCGGACGACCTGGAGCGGCAGCGGATCGTGGCGGAGTGCAGGCGGGCGTTCGCGCTGAACACGGCCGTCTTCGCGGCGCTGGGCGAGGAGTTCCCGCTCAGCGCCTGA
- a CDS encoding BTAD domain-containing putative transcriptional regulator, translated as MDPVRYRILGTAQALRPDGSPVPVGGARLRALLTVLALRPGRTVPVRLLVEEVWDGDPPADAPGALQALVGRLRRALGADTVASAEGGYRLTAAPDDVDLHRFERLTGEGTRALADGDPAKAAVVLDDALALWHGPALADLPDRTAEAARWEARRLDALRARHTAALALGHAEQSLPELTGLCDAHPLDEPLQALRLRALRDAGRTAQALAAFEDVRQLLADRLGADPGPELRALHAELLQPEERDRDGGAEGADPWGRPTRSRALGSRRPGTPGAAAPAATDAEAHAFTRAATEAEARAFTRAATQAGAQAVPPAASGTGDRHAAFAAPAASGDRPASSAQVASAAGERAVGFAAPPPGNLRARLTSFVGREVDIETIRGDLGSSRLVTLLGPGGAGKTRLSLEAAETVRDVRDGVWLAELAPVDDPEAVPEAVLTALGARETVLYGAGAEAMRAAANERHGDPVERLAEHCGRRRMLIVLDNCEHVVDAAARLVEELLERCPGLTVLATSREPLGVPGELLRPVEPLPEPVALRLLADRGAAARPGFRVADDPEACAEICRRLDGLPLAIELAAARLRMLTPRQIADRLDDRFRLLTSGSRTVLPRQQTLRAVVDWSWDLLDEEERDVLRRLSVFAGGCDLAAAEAVCGPWALDVLGSLVDKSLVVAAPSGEGGMRYRLLETVAEYAGERLDEVGRRRETERAHLTYFRELARTTDPLLRGPGQLDAIALLEREYENLRTALRHAVNERDEQEGLCLILSLAWYWQMRDVRIETRNWCVEVMALGPDPFTTPVRRAEPVWQRCTETPPPWSGELLTEARRGVHLAHLACMDTELEAWDTPAAKEKLRVITEVYQPGLPQTCRAPGMLWFYAVMLSGSVDMLPGILDACVETCRATPGMEWDLAATLQMRANLLANRSDWAGDAARDADESLEIYRRIGDLWGTAEALSARGESLERTGEYRLAAADYEAAIELARRLGVRSHRAALGARLGSALLEAGDAERGERILREVIASRDGAGNEAMPAARMFLAGRLAMTGRVAEAREQLRLLREEFKVAHFVVFDAFILGSEAWVEAVDGNYDLSLAKTRQTLERAADSLTKAIAPHMHPLYLALAAIGLAETDGGRRARDGARVLGAAKASLPPRHAATSLEREVYERAERHTRAALGDEAYEAAHAEGGGLSLVEATALV; from the coding sequence ATGGACCCCGTGCGCTATCGCATCCTCGGCACAGCTCAGGCTCTCCGCCCCGACGGCAGCCCCGTCCCGGTCGGCGGGGCGCGGCTGCGCGCCCTGCTGACGGTGCTCGCGCTGCGGCCCGGCCGCACCGTGCCGGTGCGGCTGCTCGTCGAGGAGGTGTGGGACGGCGATCCGCCCGCCGACGCGCCGGGTGCGCTGCAGGCACTGGTGGGCCGTCTGCGCCGGGCCCTCGGCGCGGACACCGTCGCCTCGGCGGAGGGCGGTTACCGTCTCACCGCCGCGCCCGACGACGTCGACCTGCACCGTTTCGAGCGGCTGACAGGTGAGGGCACGCGCGCGCTCGCCGACGGCGACCCCGCCAAGGCGGCCGTCGTCCTCGACGACGCCCTCGCCCTGTGGCACGGCCCCGCCCTCGCCGACCTGCCCGACCGCACCGCCGAGGCGGCCCGCTGGGAGGCCCGCCGCCTGGACGCCCTGCGCGCCCGCCACACCGCGGCGCTCGCCCTGGGCCACGCCGAGCAGTCGCTGCCCGAGCTGACCGGCCTGTGCGACGCGCACCCCCTCGACGAGCCTCTCCAGGCCCTGCGGCTGCGCGCGTTGCGCGACGCGGGCCGCACGGCGCAGGCGCTGGCCGCCTTCGAGGACGTACGACAACTCCTCGCGGACCGCCTGGGCGCGGACCCCGGGCCCGAACTGAGAGCCCTGCACGCCGAGTTGCTCCAGCCGGAGGAGCGGGACCGGGACGGGGGCGCGGAGGGGGCCGACCCGTGGGGGCGGCCGACTCGTTCACGCGCTCTCGGGAGCCGCAGGCCCGGGACGCCGGGCGCCGCCGCCCCGGCCGCCACGGATGCCGAGGCGCATGCCTTCACCCGTGCCGCGACGGAGGCGGAGGCGCGTGCGTTCACCCGTGCCGCCACGCAAGCCGGGGCGCAGGCCGTCCCCCCGGCCGCATCCGGAACCGGCGATCGTCACGCGGCCTTCGCCGCCCCTGCCGCATCCGGCGATCGCCCCGCGTCCTCCGCCCAGGTCGCCTCCGCCGCCGGTGAGCGGGCCGTCGGCTTCGCCGCCCCGCCCCCCGGCAACCTCCGTGCCCGTCTCACCTCCTTCGTCGGCCGGGAGGTCGACATCGAGACCATCCGGGGGGACCTGGGCTCGTCACGGCTCGTCACGCTGCTAGGCCCCGGCGGGGCCGGGAAGACGCGGCTGTCGCTGGAGGCCGCCGAGACCGTGCGGGACGTACGCGACGGCGTGTGGCTGGCCGAGCTCGCTCCGGTCGACGACCCGGAGGCCGTACCGGAAGCCGTGCTGACCGCGCTGGGGGCCCGGGAGACCGTGTTGTACGGCGCGGGGGCGGAGGCGATGCGGGCCGCCGCGAACGAGCGGCACGGCGACCCCGTGGAGCGCCTCGCCGAGCACTGCGGCCGGCGCCGCATGCTGATCGTCCTCGACAACTGCGAGCATGTCGTCGACGCCGCCGCGCGGCTCGTGGAGGAACTGCTGGAGCGCTGCCCCGGGCTGACCGTGCTGGCCACCAGCCGTGAACCCCTCGGTGTGCCGGGGGAGTTGCTGCGGCCCGTGGAGCCGCTGCCCGAACCCGTCGCGCTGCGCCTGCTCGCCGACCGGGGGGCCGCCGCGCGTCCCGGGTTCCGGGTGGCGGACGACCCCGAGGCCTGCGCCGAGATCTGCCGACGGCTCGACGGCCTGCCGCTCGCCATCGAACTCGCCGCCGCCCGGCTGCGGATGCTGACGCCACGGCAGATCGCCGACCGGCTCGACGACCGCTTCCGGCTGCTCACCTCCGGCAGCCGCACCGTCCTGCCCCGCCAGCAGACGCTGCGCGCGGTGGTCGACTGGTCCTGGGACCTGCTCGACGAGGAGGAACGGGACGTGCTGCGGCGGCTGTCCGTCTTCGCCGGCGGCTGCGACCTCGCCGCCGCCGAGGCCGTCTGCGGCCCATGGGCCCTCGACGTGCTCGGCTCCCTGGTCGACAAGTCCCTCGTGGTGGCGGCCCCTTCGGGCGAGGGCGGCATGCGCTACCGGCTGCTGGAGACCGTCGCCGAGTACGCCGGCGAGCGGCTCGACGAGGTGGGCCGGCGGCGCGAGACCGAGCGCGCGCACCTGACGTACTTCCGCGAACTCGCCCGCACCACCGACCCGTTGCTGCGCGGCCCCGGTCAGCTCGACGCCATCGCCCTGCTGGAACGCGAGTACGAGAACCTGCGCACGGCCCTGCGGCACGCCGTCAACGAACGCGACGAGCAGGAGGGTCTGTGCCTGATCCTCTCCCTCGCCTGGTACTGGCAGATGCGCGACGTGCGGATCGAGACCCGCAACTGGTGCGTCGAGGTCATGGCCCTGGGCCCCGACCCCTTCACCACCCCGGTCCGGCGCGCCGAACCGGTCTGGCAGCGCTGCACCGAGACCCCGCCGCCCTGGTCCGGCGAACTCCTCACCGAAGCCCGGCGCGGCGTCCACCTCGCCCATCTGGCCTGCATGGACACCGAGTTGGAGGCCTGGGACACCCCGGCGGCGAAGGAGAAGCTGCGCGTCATCACCGAGGTGTACCAGCCGGGCCTGCCGCAGACCTGCCGGGCACCGGGCATGCTCTGGTTCTACGCCGTGATGCTGAGCGGCAGCGTGGACATGCTGCCCGGCATCCTGGACGCCTGCGTGGAGACCTGCCGGGCCACCCCGGGCATGGAGTGGGACCTCGCGGCCACCCTGCAGATGCGGGCCAACCTCCTGGCCAACCGCAGCGACTGGGCGGGCGACGCGGCCCGCGACGCCGACGAGTCGCTGGAGATCTACCGGCGGATCGGTGACCTGTGGGGCACCGCCGAGGCGCTGTCCGCGCGCGGCGAGTCCCTGGAGCGCACCGGCGAGTACCGCCTGGCCGCCGCCGACTACGAGGCCGCGATCGAGCTCGCCCGGCGCCTCGGCGTCCGCTCCCACCGGGCCGCCCTCGGCGCCCGGCTGGGCAGCGCCCTGCTGGAGGCCGGCGACGCCGAGCGGGGCGAGCGGATCCTGCGCGAGGTGATCGCCAGCCGGGACGGCGCCGGCAACGAGGCGATGCCGGCCGCCCGGATGTTCCTCGCCGGACGCCTCGCCATGACGGGCAGGGTCGCCGAGGCGCGGGAGCAACTGCGGCTGCTGCGCGAGGAGTTCAAGGTCGCCCACTTCGTGGTCTTCGACGCCTTCATCCTCGGCTCGGAGGCCTGGGTGGAGGCGGTCGACGGCAACTACGACCTCTCCCTGGCCAAGACCCGGCAGACCTTGGAGCGGGCCGCCGACTCGCTGACCAAGGCCATCGCCCCGCACATGCACCCGCTCTACCTGGCCCTCGCCGCGATCGGCCTGGCCGAGACCGACGGCGGCCGCCGGGCCCGCGACGGCGCCCGCGTCCTCGGTGCCGCGAAGGCGTCCCTGCCGCCGCGCCACGCGGCGACGTCGCTGGAGCGCGAGGTGTACGAACGGGCCGAGCGGCACACCCGCGCCGCGCTCGGCGACGAGGCGTACGAGGCCGCACACGCCGAGGGCGGCGGCCTCTCCCTCGTGGAGGCCACCGCCCTGGTCTGA
- a CDS encoding site-2 protease family protein, protein MTTATTRHSDRRVSPVFVGILAVMAVTGWATWSGFAEQPGVAVFLFVTAAWVVSLCLHEYAHARTALHSGDITVAAKGYLSLNPLAYTHALLSIVLPVVFVIMGGIGLPGGAVFIERQRIRGRWRHSLISAAGPLTNVVFAAVCTAPFWLHALDGVPTQFRYALAFLALLQVTAALLNFLPVPGLDGYGVIEPWLSYKIKRQVEPFAPFGLLFVFALLWVPAVNREFFDVIDAILRGLGVSDYDTSDGYALYRFWD, encoded by the coding sequence ATGACCACCGCGACCACCCGCCACAGCGACCGGCGGGTCAGTCCCGTCTTCGTCGGCATCCTGGCCGTGATGGCGGTGACCGGCTGGGCCACCTGGTCCGGGTTCGCCGAACAGCCGGGCGTGGCCGTGTTCCTGTTCGTGACGGCCGCGTGGGTGGTGTCCCTGTGCCTGCACGAGTACGCGCATGCCCGTACCGCCCTGCACAGCGGTGATATCACTGTCGCCGCCAAGGGCTATCTGAGCCTCAATCCTCTCGCCTATACGCACGCCCTGCTCAGCATCGTGCTGCCGGTGGTGTTCGTGATCATGGGCGGGATCGGGCTGCCCGGCGGCGCGGTGTTCATCGAGCGCCAGCGCATCCGGGGCCGCTGGCGGCACAGTCTGATCTCGGCCGCGGGACCGCTGACCAACGTCGTGTTCGCCGCCGTGTGCACCGCACCGTTCTGGCTGCACGCCCTGGACGGCGTGCCGACGCAGTTCCGGTACGCGCTGGCCTTCCTCGCCCTGCTCCAGGTGACGGCCGCGCTGCTGAACTTCCTGCCGGTGCCGGGCCTGGACGGCTACGGCGTCATCGAGCCCTGGCTGTCGTACAAGATCAAGCGGCAGGTGGAGCCGTTCGCGCCGTTCGGTCTGCTGTTCGTGTTCGCGCTGCTGTGGGTGCCGGCGGTCAACCGGGAGTTCTTCGACGTGATCGACGCGATCCTGCGGGGCCTCGGGGTCAGCGACTACGACACCTCGGACGGCTACGCCCTCTACCGCTTCTGGGACTGA
- the npdG gene encoding NADPH-dependent F420 reductase, whose amino-acid sequence MTSSDSAAQTPAKAPAKDPWDLPDVSGLVVGVLGGTGPQGKGLAYRLARAGQKVIIGSRAAERARAAAEEIGHGVEGADNAECARRSDLVIVAVPWDGHGKTLQSLREELAGKLVVDCVNPLGFDKKGAYAIKPEEGSAAEQAATLLPDSRVTAAFHHLSAVLLQDPEIEEIDTDVMVLGEERADVEAVQALAGRIPGMRGIFAGRLRNAHQVESLVANLISVNRRYKAHAGLRVTDV is encoded by the coding sequence ATGACCTCTAGCGACAGTGCTGCACAGACCCCGGCCAAGGCCCCCGCGAAGGACCCCTGGGACCTCCCCGACGTCTCCGGGCTCGTCGTCGGCGTCCTCGGCGGGACCGGGCCGCAGGGCAAGGGCCTGGCCTACCGGCTGGCCAGGGCCGGCCAGAAGGTGATCATCGGCTCGCGGGCCGCCGAGCGGGCGCGGGCCGCCGCCGAGGAGATCGGGCACGGTGTCGAGGGCGCGGACAACGCCGAGTGCGCGCGGCGCAGCGACCTCGTGATCGTCGCCGTGCCGTGGGACGGACACGGCAAGACGCTTCAGTCCCTGCGCGAGGAACTGGCCGGCAAGCTGGTCGTCGACTGCGTGAACCCGCTCGGCTTCGACAAGAAGGGCGCCTACGCGATCAAGCCGGAGGAGGGCAGCGCCGCCGAGCAGGCCGCCACCCTGCTGCCGGACTCCCGGGTCACCGCCGCCTTCCACCACCTGTCGGCCGTTCTGCTGCAGGACCCGGAGATCGAGGAGATCGACACCGACGTGATGGTGCTGGGGGAGGAGCGGGCCGACGTGGAGGCCGTCCAGGCGCTCGCCGGCCGCATCCCGGGCATGCGCGGCATCTTCGCGGGCCGGCTGCGCAACGCCCACCAGGTGGAGTCGCTGGTGGCGAACCTGATCTCGGTGAACCGGCGCTACAAGGCGCACGCCGGGCTCCGCGTCACGGACGTATAG
- the map gene encoding type I methionyl aminopeptidase, with product MSGQSLLVPGELSPIRSVPGNIRRPEYVGKPAPAPYTGPEVQTPETIEAMRLAGRIAARAMEEAAKLIAPGVTTDELDKVAHEYMCDHGAYPSTLGYRGFPKSLCTSVNEVICHGIPDSTVLRDGDIVNLDVTAYIGGVHGDNNATYLVGGVDEESRLLVERTRESLNRAIKAVKPGRQINIIGRVIESYAKRFGYGVVRDFTGHGINSSFHSGLIVPHYDSPHATTVMQPGMTFTIEPMLTLGTHEYDMWDDGWTVVTKDRKRTAQFEHTLVVTETGADVLTLP from the coding sequence ATGTCTGGCCAGTCGCTGCTCGTCCCAGGGGAGCTGTCCCCCATCCGTTCCGTGCCCGGAAACATCCGCCGCCCCGAGTACGTCGGCAAGCCCGCGCCGGCGCCGTACACCGGACCGGAGGTGCAGACGCCCGAGACGATCGAGGCGATGCGGCTCGCCGGCCGGATCGCCGCACGGGCGATGGAGGAGGCCGCGAAGCTGATCGCGCCGGGGGTGACCACCGACGAACTGGACAAGGTGGCGCACGAGTACATGTGCGACCACGGCGCCTACCCCTCGACGCTCGGCTACCGGGGCTTCCCCAAGTCCCTGTGCACCAGCGTCAACGAGGTGATCTGCCACGGCATTCCGGACTCGACGGTGCTGCGCGACGGCGACATCGTCAACCTCGACGTGACGGCGTACATCGGCGGGGTGCACGGCGACAACAACGCCACGTACCTGGTCGGGGGCGTCGACGAGGAGAGCCGTCTGCTCGTGGAGCGCACCCGCGAGTCCCTGAACCGCGCGATCAAGGCGGTCAAGCCGGGCCGCCAGATCAACATCATCGGCCGGGTCATCGAGTCGTACGCCAAGCGCTTCGGCTACGGCGTGGTCCGGGACTTCACCGGCCACGGCATCAACTCGTCCTTCCACAGCGGCCTGATCGTCCCGCACTACGACAGCCCGCACGCGACGACGGTCATGCAGCCCGGGATGACCTTCACCATCGAGCCGATGCTGACGCTCGGCACGCACGAGTACGACATGTGGGACGACGGCTGGACGGTCGTCACCAAGGACCGCAAGCGCACGGCGCAGTTCGAGCACACGCTGGTGGTGACGGAGACGGGCGCGGACGTCCTCACCCTGCCCTGA
- a CDS encoding ABC transporter permease: MSAATATAPAPAAVADARITLRGHLRHTGALIRRNLLWIKQDPESMFDALLMPVVFTLLFVYVFGGSIGQALGGGQDGYVQYVIPGMIAMMSMTLSQGVGTGFSQDFNSGVMDRFRSLPIGRGSVLFAKISVELVRMLFATTVLMIVALLVGFDIHHWAGLFAAVGLSAVFACSIMWVFLTLGVVLKNAQSVQAMGFLVLFPLQFGSSIFAPTQSMPGWLQAFTDYNPLSTLADAARGLMIGGPVAHDLWVTLGWSVAITAVAAPYAIHKFRTKN; encoded by the coding sequence ATGAGCGCCGCCACCGCCACCGCCCCCGCTCCGGCCGCCGTGGCCGACGCCCGCATCACGCTGCGCGGCCACCTGCGCCACACCGGCGCCCTGATCCGCCGCAACCTGCTGTGGATCAAGCAGGACCCCGAGTCGATGTTCGACGCGCTGCTGATGCCCGTCGTCTTCACCCTGCTGTTCGTGTACGTCTTCGGCGGCTCCATCGGGCAGGCCCTGGGCGGCGGTCAGGACGGGTACGTGCAGTACGTCATCCCCGGCATGATCGCGATGATGAGCATGACCCTGTCCCAGGGCGTCGGCACCGGCTTCAGCCAGGACTTCAACTCCGGTGTCATGGACCGCTTCCGGTCCCTGCCCATCGGCCGCGGCTCGGTGCTCTTCGCGAAGATCTCGGTGGAACTGGTGCGGATGCTGTTCGCGACCACCGTGCTGATGATCGTCGCCCTGCTCGTCGGGTTCGACATCCACCACTGGGCCGGACTGTTCGCCGCCGTCGGTCTGTCCGCGGTGTTCGCCTGCTCGATCATGTGGGTGTTCCTCACCCTGGGCGTGGTCCTGAAGAACGCGCAGTCCGTGCAGGCCATGGGCTTCCTGGTGCTGTTCCCGCTGCAGTTCGGCTCCTCGATCTTCGCGCCGACCCAGTCGATGCCGGGCTGGCTGCAGGCCTTCACCGACTACAACCCGCTGTCCACGCTCGCCGACGCGGCGCGTGGACTGATGATCGGCGGACCGGTCGCGCACGACCTGTGGGTGACGCTGGGCTGGTCGGTGGCGATCACCGCGGTCGCGGCACCGTACGCGATCCACAAGTTCCGTACCAAGAACTGA